A portion of the Nomia melanderi isolate GNS246 chromosome 2, iyNomMela1, whole genome shotgun sequence genome contains these proteins:
- the LOC116433302 gene encoding uncharacterized protein LOC116433302 isoform X2 yields the protein MEDFKVKDEPMDALNIDSQVMDENIVSVVLKEEPGDRFDPDYMEDICSGTFEKVFLPIEHNEVDFSNEMVKLELDGESNSHPNWTAQIANANLCDKEDGAIQRCLANANFTQPQDTDKHSGFCTNGQQPKFYKIQCSICKKWFLNNDSMVTHLRMHCSGSQCEVCQQNFQDSSSLHAHMLTHVGMSPLECNVCQKRFAYKWCLRSHMQMHVLEKPYDPEALQEAYMKRPDSENGQSISAEDRIFECDVCHATFKEKLSLNRHVLTHTEERPYKCDICFALFREKAKLHTHMTLHGGNKQFKCTMCHRSFSQKTALNNHMLAHSGEKPHACNICEKTYKRKSELIRHTMVHTGERPYECKECLMTFREKAKLNSHMLVHTGEKPHECHICHKACARKSDLNSHMLLHTGGQYDCKVCDKIFTRRSDLNRHTLIHTGEKPFACELCEMAFREKTRLNSHMLIHTGDKRHACHICQKTFKEKSSLRKHMLSHTGDRPYECYVCHKAFTQKTTLNSHILVHAGERPYECSACQKIFKDKATLKKHLSVHVNEKTHECLICLKKFAHKAALNSHLSTNHTS from the exons ATGGAAGATTTTAAAGTGAAAGATGAACCAATGGATGCATTAAACATAGACAGTCAGGTTATG GACGAAAACATTGTAAGCGTTGTACTTAAAGAAGAACCTGGCGATAGATTCGATCCCGACTACATGGAGGACATCTGCTCTGGTACATTCGAGAAGGTATTTTTACCTATCGAACATAATGAAGttgatttttctaatgaaatg GTGAAACTGGAATTGGATGGAGAATCTAACAGTCATCCAAATTGGACAGCTCAGATAGCTAATGCAAATCTATGCGATAAAGAAGATGGAGCTATTCAGAGATGTTTGGCAAATGCTAATTTCACTCAGCCACAAGACACGGACAAACATTCTGGGTTTTGCACGAATGGACAACaaccaaaattttataaaatacagtgTTCCATTTGCAAGAAATGGTTTTTGAATAACGACTCGATGGTTACACACTTAAGGATGCATTGCAGTGGTAGCCAATGCGAAGTTTGTCAGCAAAACTTTCAAGACAGTTCAAGTTTACACGCTCACATGTTAACTCATGTTGGAATGAGTCCGttagagtgcaatgtctgtcaAAAACGGTTTGCTTACAAATGGTGTTTGCGCAGTCACATGCAAATGCATGTGCTGGAAAAGCCGTACGACCCTGAAGCATTACAAGAGGCGTACATGAAACGGCCGGATTCTGAAAATGGTCAGTCGATCAGCGCCGAGGATAGAATATTCGAATGTGACGTTTGTCACGCAACTTTTAAGGAAAAACTCAGCCTTAATCGTCATGTGCTTACGCATACCGAGGAAAGGCCGTACAAATGCGATATTTGTTTTGCATTATTTCGTGAGAAAGCAAAATTACATACGCATATGACACTACACGGGGGCAATAAACAATTCAAATGCACTATGTGCCACAGGTCGTTCTCGCAGAAAACAGCGCTGAACAATCATATGTTAGCGCATAGCGGCGAGAAACCCCATGCATGCAATATTTGTGAAAAAACGTATAAAAGGAAGTCAGAACTGATACGGCATACGATGGTGCACACCGGCGAGAGACCGTACGAATGTAAAGAATGCTTAATGACCTTTCGAGAAAAGGCAAAATTGAATTCTCACATGCTTGTACACACAGGTGAGAAACCCCACGAGTGTCACATTTGTCACAAAGCTTGTGCAAGAAAATCAGATCTTAATAGCCACATGTTACTGCACACCGGCGGCCAGTACGATTGCAAAGTGTGCGATAAAATATTTACACGGAGGTCGGATTTAAATCGGCACACTTTGATACATACAGGCGAAAAGCCATTTGCCTGCGAGTTATGCGAAATGGCTTTTAGAGAGAAGACTAGGCTGAATTCTCACATGCTTATACATACCGGTGATAAAAGGCACGCGTGTCACATTTGCCAGAAAACGTTCAAAGAGAAGTCCTCGTTGCGGAAACATATGTTAAGTCACACCGGCGATAGACCGTACGAATGTTACGTTTGTCATAAAGCGTTCACCCAAAAAACAACTTTAAATAGCCACATATTAGTCCACGCAGGTGAAAGACCGTATGAATGTAGCGCATGCCAGAAAATCTTTAAAGATAAGGCAACGTTGAAAAAGCATTTATCAGTGCACgttaatgagaaaacacacgAGTGTCTGAtctgtttaaaaaaatttgCCCACAAAGCTGCATTAAATAGTCATTTATCGACAAATCATACGTCCTAA
- the LOC116433302 gene encoding uncharacterized protein LOC116433302 isoform X1, with translation MKQQHHTIQCFCKDSNLKPYFKDENIVSVVLKEEPGDRFDPDYMEDICSGTFEKVFLPIEHNEVDFSNEMVKLELDGESNSHPNWTAQIANANLCDKEDGAIQRCLANANFTQPQDTDKHSGFCTNGQQPKFYKIQCSICKKWFLNNDSMVTHLRMHCSGSQCEVCQQNFQDSSSLHAHMLTHVGMSPLECNVCQKRFAYKWCLRSHMQMHVLEKPYDPEALQEAYMKRPDSENGQSISAEDRIFECDVCHATFKEKLSLNRHVLTHTEERPYKCDICFALFREKAKLHTHMTLHGGNKQFKCTMCHRSFSQKTALNNHMLAHSGEKPHACNICEKTYKRKSELIRHTMVHTGERPYECKECLMTFREKAKLNSHMLVHTGEKPHECHICHKACARKSDLNSHMLLHTGGQYDCKVCDKIFTRRSDLNRHTLIHTGEKPFACELCEMAFREKTRLNSHMLIHTGDKRHACHICQKTFKEKSSLRKHMLSHTGDRPYECYVCHKAFTQKTTLNSHILVHAGERPYECSACQKIFKDKATLKKHLSVHVNEKTHECLICLKKFAHKAALNSHLSTNHTS, from the exons ATGAAACAGCAGCACCATACAATACAATGCTTCTGCAAGGACTCTAACTTAAAACCTTACTTTAAGGACGAAAACATTGTAAGCGTTGTACTTAAAGAAGAACCTGGCGATAGATTCGATCCCGACTACATGGAGGACATCTGCTCTGGTACATTCGAGAAGGTATTTTTACCTATCGAACATAATGAAGttgatttttctaatgaaatg GTGAAACTGGAATTGGATGGAGAATCTAACAGTCATCCAAATTGGACAGCTCAGATAGCTAATGCAAATCTATGCGATAAAGAAGATGGAGCTATTCAGAGATGTTTGGCAAATGCTAATTTCACTCAGCCACAAGACACGGACAAACATTCTGGGTTTTGCACGAATGGACAACaaccaaaattttataaaatacagtgTTCCATTTGCAAGAAATGGTTTTTGAATAACGACTCGATGGTTACACACTTAAGGATGCATTGCAGTGGTAGCCAATGCGAAGTTTGTCAGCAAAACTTTCAAGACAGTTCAAGTTTACACGCTCACATGTTAACTCATGTTGGAATGAGTCCGttagagtgcaatgtctgtcaAAAACGGTTTGCTTACAAATGGTGTTTGCGCAGTCACATGCAAATGCATGTGCTGGAAAAGCCGTACGACCCTGAAGCATTACAAGAGGCGTACATGAAACGGCCGGATTCTGAAAATGGTCAGTCGATCAGCGCCGAGGATAGAATATTCGAATGTGACGTTTGTCACGCAACTTTTAAGGAAAAACTCAGCCTTAATCGTCATGTGCTTACGCATACCGAGGAAAGGCCGTACAAATGCGATATTTGTTTTGCATTATTTCGTGAGAAAGCAAAATTACATACGCATATGACACTACACGGGGGCAATAAACAATTCAAATGCACTATGTGCCACAGGTCGTTCTCGCAGAAAACAGCGCTGAACAATCATATGTTAGCGCATAGCGGCGAGAAACCCCATGCATGCAATATTTGTGAAAAAACGTATAAAAGGAAGTCAGAACTGATACGGCATACGATGGTGCACACCGGCGAGAGACCGTACGAATGTAAAGAATGCTTAATGACCTTTCGAGAAAAGGCAAAATTGAATTCTCACATGCTTGTACACACAGGTGAGAAACCCCACGAGTGTCACATTTGTCACAAAGCTTGTGCAAGAAAATCAGATCTTAATAGCCACATGTTACTGCACACCGGCGGCCAGTACGATTGCAAAGTGTGCGATAAAATATTTACACGGAGGTCGGATTTAAATCGGCACACTTTGATACATACAGGCGAAAAGCCATTTGCCTGCGAGTTATGCGAAATGGCTTTTAGAGAGAAGACTAGGCTGAATTCTCACATGCTTATACATACCGGTGATAAAAGGCACGCGTGTCACATTTGCCAGAAAACGTTCAAAGAGAAGTCCTCGTTGCGGAAACATATGTTAAGTCACACCGGCGATAGACCGTACGAATGTTACGTTTGTCATAAAGCGTTCACCCAAAAAACAACTTTAAATAGCCACATATTAGTCCACGCAGGTGAAAGACCGTATGAATGTAGCGCATGCCAGAAAATCTTTAAAGATAAGGCAACGTTGAAAAAGCATTTATCAGTGCACgttaatgagaaaacacacgAGTGTCTGAtctgtttaaaaaaatttgCCCACAAAGCTGCATTAAATAGTCATTTATCGACAAATCATACGTCCTAA